AATTCTGGAGTTTCCCGCCTCCGCGGTCATATTGCGAGTGCCTTATCTCTATCGAGAGCCACTTCTCCAACTTTTCTTTGATTAAATTGCCTAGGCCGACTTCATCTTGTTTTCCGTCGGCTCCGTAATAGACAAACTCATTCTTTGTTTTATAGAAATAGTTCCCCTTACCTCGCTTAAATTTGTAAGTACTATTATTAGACACGAAATCCTTGAATCCGTCGCGAACGGCGGATAAATGGAAAATACCCGGATCATTCTGCAAATATCTCATCATATTCGGAAGTATTGTCGAAAGAGCTTCAGACAATTCCCCCTCGGTTACTGTATCGAATATTTTCCGGGCTAACAAATTCCCTATTGCATTCGGCAAGTAAATCTTCGTAAGTTTCATGGAGCCGCCCTGCCCTTGCGAAGGTTCCCATTCAAAACCGAGCTTAGATAAATAGGATACCAAATCCACTTTGAAAGATTGCCAGCTTTCGCTTTTCTTTCCGATCAAAACCTGCATCAAATTCTCTTTGTTCGCGCAGGCAACGTATTCTTTCATAGAAATTTGATAATCATACTTATCCGAATCCAGCTCAATCAAAGCTAAGAATATATGATCTATCTCTTTTAAAGAAAGTCTCATATTCATCTCTCAAGGCGTCATAGGTCTCATGATAACTAATAGTAATGGCAAGTACAAGCAAAAGCCGAGAGCCATCACTCCCTCCTCCTGCTAGATTTATATGAAAGGGTTTGTGAAAACGGAATGTTTCCGAAATTGTCCTTGTCGGAATTTAGACCGAATTAGGCACGGAAGCCAACGCGAGAGCTGTGAGTGAACTAGGAAACGTATGCGTACACAATGAAAGGTGTTCTTCCTTCATTTAGTGAATTCGGCTCAGCATGAAATCAACGGTTCCCCGATTGTTCTGCGATCCTTAGAGTGAAAGCGCTGTCAACGGGGCTCCCACAGCTCGATCTTGTTTCCTTCCACATCCATAATATGAATAAACTTTCCGTAGTCGTAGCTCGCAATGTCATCCAGTATGGTTACGCCGTTCTCTTTGAGTTTGTTTACAAGTCCTTCGATGTTCTGCACTCGGTAGTTAATCATAAAATCCTTTTTGGATGGGGAAAAATATTCGTCCCCCTTTTTGAAAGGACTCCATTGAAGGGAGTCTATCTCGTCGGGATTGTTCAAATTCCTGGATTCGAAGCTCACAGAACCCCAAGCATTGATCTCAAGCCCTAGATTTTTCGAATACCATTCTTTCGTTTCCTTTGGATTGTCGGAAAAGAAGAAAATGCCACCGATCCCAACTACCTTCGGTGTTGTGTTAACGGGTAAACTCGAACTCTCATTTTGATTTTTTGCATCTTCCATTTTGCATGCCTTTTGAATGATTGAATACCAGCTTGTAAGACGTGTTACAAGCGAAATTATTTTCAATCATGAATGATTGGTGGGAAAATGGTAGTTTTTACTTAACGGATGTCCTGCATTTATTCTTTAAATCACGATCATTTATATAACTACAATGGCTTGGATCTCTCTCAACCTGCGCTTTGCACATGTTCTTCGAATCATGATTGTTGATGTAACTGCAATGACTTGAATTTCTTTCAGCCTGCGCTCTACACATGTTCTTTAGGTCATGATCATTTATATAGCTACAATAACTCGAATGATTTCCGACCTGAGCCCTGCATTGATTCTTCAAATCATGATTATTGATATAGCTACAGTGGCTTGCATTGCTCTCCGCCTGTGCTCTGCACATATTCTTCAAGTCATGATCATTTATATAACTGCAATGACTTGAATTTCCTTCAGCCTGCGCTTTGCATATGTTCTTCAGATCATGATCATTTATATAAGAGCAGTAGCTCGAATTTTGCGCCTGCATGCTGATCGACGGAATCAAAATAAGAAGGTAAATCGTAAAAAGTGAGAAGTTTTTACTAAAAATTGCAGGAATCCTTTTTTGAATGAAATATTTCATATCCGTAGTCATGGCCGATTCGGGACCCTCCTAGATTTTATTTTTCGAAATGAATCACTTGAGCTCATTGCTAAAGCCAAGGGACGTTTTTTCTGTTTGGCAATTCGTAGGGCTGACATGCAATTCCCCTGTTATGTAAAGGGAAACAAAACGAAATCTCTGGAAGACCGAACGAGAGATTGCGGACATTCTAAAACGTGGCTCCAGGGCTGATAACTAGATTCAGTTTTTGAAACCGAAAGAGATCACTTTTCTGAAGCAATCAATTTCATACATTTGGAAACTTGTTCTGTAACCTGTTTTGAAAGATTTCTCTTCCTACATTTTAGCTTTTTCCATTTTCCAGTTTTATCCGCAGCAAACCAGTTATGACCGCACTTTATACACGTAATCTTAATTCTAGCTCTACCCGCTCCGAGCAAAATTCCGAATATCCCTATTATACTGAAAGATACAATCGCAATTATACCGAGAAGCACACCCCCAATTGCACCAAAAAGCAAAGCTCCGAATATACTGAAAAAAATAGCGCTCACTATGACGAAAGATACGACTCCGAATACCTGCTGAAAGATGTTAAATTTCTCTTTATTTTCCAGCAACTGATCAGATCCGCATTTCGAACATTTGGTTACAGTTTGAATATTCTCTCTGTAGATGATATTCACTAGGCCGTAAAGAATCCCTTTCTCGTACACGATATCTTCGATTTCAGATAAAGGAATTTCAATATTCGTATGTGCTGGTTCCTTACAGATTAAATAATTTTCATTTACTGTAATTTTTATCTGCCCAAATCCATAACTAAATTCTCTCTCCATTGAAAAAGCCCCTATATCCTACCCTTACCTTTTGCAACCGTAATCCAAGTTGCGTATTTACGAATCGTGTGTAAATAAATAATATAAAATAATTATATAAATAGTACTCTACCGATCCTGTTTCAACGAAATTGAAGATCATTCTTTGCTCAGCGAGCAACTTCTATCACGGAGGCATCTTCTCGAATTTCGGCAGTGAAGGATCGAGATGGTCCCAAATATAACCGCGCATTACATAATGCACTGCCTGCGGTTTATATCGAGTCGGATCATCGAGGCTTGTTGCGTGTATCGTAAATAATTCCGGCATTGCAGCGAAAGTCATGTACACCGGCGAGCCACATTTTGCGCAAAAACTACCGGTTTTAACATTCCCGCTATCGCCAACCATGTCAAAGTGTGAGGCTTCTCCATTCAGTCTTACGGTGGCTCGAGACGGAAACGTAATATACGATCCATGCCCTGTGCCGCTCATTCTTTGGCAGTCCCGACATTGACAATCATTCATAAATATCGGTTCATCAGAAATGTTGTAGCGAATTGCACCGCAGGCGCAGCCGCCAGAATAGGGATCACTCATCTTTGTTCTCCAGTAGTCGTCATGTTGGGCGTTAGAAACTGGAACACCAGTCTTTTAATGCCATTGACTTACATAAACTTTTATTCCAGAATCGAGTTGAGAGATATTTTATGAGGGCTCGGCTATGAGGAAAATTATCGTACTCGAATTCGTCACTCTGGATGGAGTCATACAAGCCTGCGGCGGACCACAGGAAGATACGAGTGGAGGTTTCGCCTATGGGGGATGGCAAGTTCCCTATTCGGACGACGTTATCGAAACAGCTATGAGAAAACAGATGAGCATACCGTTCGATCTGTTGTTAGGTCGTAAAACTTTTGAAATTTGGGCCCCCTACTGGCCACTGCATGCGGACAAATGGCCAGGTGTCATGTCAGCGACCAAGTACGTAGTCTCGAATAGTATGTCCTCTCATGAATGGCAGCCCTCCGTATTTTTGGGCGGAGACATTGTGGAAAAAGTCACCAAACTCAAGCAGCAAGAAGGGCCGAATTTACACGTTTACGGAAGTGCAAATCTTGTTCAGACGCTTCTGAAGAATGATTTGGTCGATGAGTTCTGGTTAAAGATCTATCCGCTGACATTAGGTAGCGGAAAACGATTGTTTGTCGACGGCACAATTCCGGCCGCATTCAAGATGACGGAAAGCCAAGTTTCTCCGAGCGGCATTATCATTGCGAATTACGAACGTGCAGGAGAGATTCAAACCGGAAGTTATTGAATCTTCTGGTGTGTCGGATAGTTCTACAAAGTGGCCCGCCCTTAAGCCGTCAGCAATATTGGCTCCTGTTCCGTTATGATGATTGTATGTTCAAATTGAGCAACATAGGATTGATCAGGAGTTTTTAAGGTCCATCCGTCATTTGATTCGATAGCAAGTTTCGCACCAGTGGAAATAAAGGTTTCTACAGCAAGTACCATCCCTTTAGATAAAAGTCTTAGATCTCTCGGATCCCTATAATTGACAATATTTACAGGTTCTTCATGCAAACGCCTACCAGTTCCATGACCGGTAAGATTCCGAATCACTTGGTAACCCTGTTTCTTTGCCTCGGTTTCGATGGTACTTCCGATTTTATTGATTCTATTCCCTGAACGTAGTGAGTGAATCGTTTGGAGTAAAATAGTATGCGAGGCATCGCAAAGGTTTACAAGATTCTGACGAGCTGGAGAAAGACAGATAGAATACCCCGCATCCGCAAAATAACCGCCAAGCTCGAGAGAAACGTCGACATTTAACAAATCGCCTTCCCGCAAAACACGAGGACCTGGAATTCCATGGGCCACTTCATGATTTACGCTAATACATGTGGCGCCGGGAAAATTATACGTAATTTCAGGAGCAGAACGCGCACCGAAGGATTCAAAGTAACTTCGAGCAATTTTGTCGAGCGACTTCGTAGTTATTCCGGGAGACGCATTTGCAATCATCAGCTTTATGGTATCGGCAACGATCCGGCCAACCTTCCGTAGACCGATCACGTCTTTTTCCGATTCAATTGACATAGCTACCTCGATTTAGTTTTCTATTTTGAGTTTGTTTCATGATCATGATTGAGGATGTTTCGCACGTGTGCAAGTATTTGGAGTGGGACCAATCCTATAAAGCAGAGGTGGTTAGATGATTGCGGAATGCTTTGCTTGTCTCAATTATCTAAAAAAGACTCTTAAACCAATTACTAAGGCTCGATTCGTTTTCTAACTGATTGACAGATTCATTCAGAAAATCCACTATATAGTCTGCTGTTTCGTCAAGATTTCCCTTTGTTATCAGAGAATTTGGGATCCGTAATGTTAAATAACCTTTTTTGAAAGAATAGTAAGTCCTTTTAAGATCCGCCAAAGCTTGCCTTTTATCGAAGTTATGATGACCACCGTCCACTTCAATATTTACCATTGCCGCCGGTATCGCGATATCTATGTGTTTGAACCCGTCAAATAGCTCTAACTTCGCAGGAACCCCCCTTCCCCTCAATGCATTATATAAAGCCTTAGCCTCGGGAGTGGATTCCAAAGTGCTTCCTTTCCTTTTTGATGACGAGGACTGACAATTTCTGCAAAGTGGACGTCCAATTTTGTCCATAGAAAATTGATAAGCTTCTAATGATATATTTATTTTACACGCATTGCAATAGTAGTGCATTTTCTTATCCCATAATCAATCTTCAATAAGCTATTCAAATTTACCATTTTCGCCTAATGACCCGTCCTTGCCCCGCAGTGAGTGAAGAAGCAAAATGTACCGAAGGACAAGCGATAGTTCGAAGAGTCTCAAGGTGCCGGTCCAGGGCCGATCGTTAAGCAGAATCCATCTTGTTATTTCAGAAATTCTCCGAAAAATCGGTTCTTGAAAAAAGTAAGTATTATTCCAGAAAGAATAAATCCAGAACAACTACTAACAAGCCATAGATAATATTTATTTAATGCTTTATATCTCCTTGTTTCGAAAGAAACGATAGTTTTCAAAAATTTTCCAATATAATAATAAAACCCTAAAGCGAAGGTAAAAAAACCCGGGCCGGAAGCTTCTAAATATTTTCCATTTATTACGTCTGATAAAGAAACAATTCCCAATAAAAGAGCGAATATTCCAGCGACCGACCCGATCTGATTCCAAGGATGATAAATTCGATTAATAGTAGAATAATTTCTAAGTATAAGATCAATTCCTTCAATGATCGAGATTGCGCGCTCACGAACATTGTCAGATTCAAAATCTAATGTCACCGAACCCCCCTCTTCCATATCAAATAGTATAGATAATTCAAAAGTTTTCTGTGCATCTTTTAATTCTATTAATAGAGAAGAGATCGAATCGGGCAACAGCTTGTCTTTATACTTCTTAAAAGAATCGAGTTGTTCTGAACCATACTTATCTGTAAGTTCGATAGAATATTGCTTTGATTTCTTAGATTTAAACCTCCCAGGAATTAGCTCAGGGATTGTTTCTAAAATAAATGCTTCCAACTTTGACAGAAGATCTATATCAATATGGACAGAGCGAAGGGGCTTTTCAGTATAAAATCTAGACATATTTTTGTGATAAATAAAATTTAAAAGTGACTACGCCTAACGACCAAGGCTTGACGACGTTTCATGATTTGGCATGATATTTGCCGTTGCAAGGCGAGTGGCTAAAAACAATCTCGAAGAGAAGTGTCAGAGCCGACACGCTTGCCTTCATTTTATTAGTTTATTTTCAAAGAAAAGCTTTCAATCATTAGCGTGTGTGAAATTTCATATGCGCAACCGGAATGAGAGCAAATGTGATCTGGCCCAATAATCCGATTCGACCATGGACTGTCCGAAAACCTGCGAAGTATGATTCAGGTGTCTGGCCAAAGGCAAAGACCGAAAGTGAGAACTCAGTTATGAAAAGCAGGACCAATGAGAATGCGCCTGAAAAAAGAAGGACTTGCCAAGCTCGAAAAATGGCAAAGCGACGAATGAGATAACCGCAGAAGAGCCAGGACATTGAGAGGATTACCGGTAATTCGATGAGAACCGCAATGGTTGCCCCGATTTTGGGCGCGAGAACAAGCGTTCTGACGGTTCCGAGCAGGAAACCAAGAGTGAAGATTCCCAGAAAGTAGAAGAAGGAGAATTTCAGCGGGTACAAAAAAGAACGGTCTGCGGTCATACGAATATTTGTGATTCCTGTACATGCCGTATAACCGAACAGCGTAACCGAAGTTCCCCCTCAGCCAGAACTTATCCAAGGTCGGTAGGTTTATAAGCAGCTAGGCGAAGATTTTGTGGGTTAGTTTGAAACTTTGTAAACGTTTAGGGCTTGGCCGAAATCCGTGCCTGCAGTAATATTTAGAGCTCCGCCGCTACTCTGGTATGCTTGGAGTTGTAAAATATCACCAGCGGCTAGTTTTAGATAGCAACTAGCTGACACGCCCGTGTTTGAAGACGGAGCAGCTGCAACTAGAGTGGACGCTCTGGCGCCGCCATTGATCATTATGTTGGCTTTCCTTTCTCCTGTTGCGTTGGGATCAAAGTTGAGCTGGCCTAATATGAAGTAAGTTCCAGCGCTCGGTATAGTCAGTCGGTCCTGAGCCGAAGAACTATAAAAGTTTCCAGTATCAAATTCGACCGAATTGAAAGTCGAATAGGAGTAACCGTTTGGCATTGCTACGGTATTGCTCTGAATGACTCGCGCGCCGACGCTCGCAAAGGAGGCACGAGATCCATCCAGCAAGGCCAAAAGCTGGGCTGTTTCGGCCTGTTGTTTCGCACTATGGGCTTCGGCAGTGATCCCAATAGATTTGGTCACGTTTGTACATTCAGTCAAGTGAACCAGTAGGAAAAGACCCAAGGCAACCAAGACAATGTGGCGGTGAATATGTGGAAGCACTATCATCGTGTTTTTACCTCACAATTGAAAAAAGTTGGATAATAAAAGTAGGAGCGCTTGCATTGAACGCCGCCAACAGGTCTTGACAAGCTTTCGTGATGATTCTATTAGGTCGCAGTTCTTATCACTGCTGGTCCGAAAGGGGAATTTCTCGTTTACTAGACCGGGTAGACGATCACTTGAGGTCGCGAATGCGGCTCTGAGACAATACGCCATCGCGCAATTTAAAGAAGCATTTTAATCTTCCCTTGGAGCTTCTAAAGAGGAAAGCGTTTGCGAAGACGGACCTTTCCATTTAGAGGTAATCTTGCGAAGGTACATATGGTAGAAGAATAGCGTAAGAGGAAATGAGATCGGTACGGCGAAAACGAAGTAGACCATCAATGAGGCCCCATATTCGTCCGAACCTAAGATCAAAATGGCTGCCCAGACCACGAACAAATGGACCAAGAACATGACGATCATTACAGGGAGCGTCTCTGCGAGTGCGAGCAAAACAAAATGCCCAATCCTGGCATTCGATAAAAGGCGCCAGGATAAGATGAGAACGAAGGTCATCAGAACAAGTAGAACGAGAAGCTCTGCTTTTAGGGAAACCATGAGTTGATAGGCCCAGACGGTAAATGCGAGCATGCCAACGAAACCAAGACTGATTCTGGAAAGGATCATGGATCGATTGTGATGCTTTGTAGAAGATAACGTCAAGGCTTTAGGATGTTTTGCGCGGACTTGGCGAAGTGCGGAAAGGCAAACGAGCCTAAAGCGTAGCGTCGGAAGCGATCGTTAGGCAAGCAGTCATTTTCTCGTATTAAACTTTCTTTCAAATCGAATCCGAAAATCATTTTGCCAAGATTTCAACTCATCTTCAATCGGAATTGACAGTAATTTGAATTCAGTCCATTTCCCCCAAAACCCAGCCAGCACCAAATCGCTAATTTTGAAATCTCTTTTGGTATTCCCAACAA
The DNA window shown above is from Leptospira fletcheri and carries:
- a CDS encoding GFA family protein, with the protein product MSDPYSGGCACGAIRYNISDEPIFMNDCQCRDCQRMSGTGHGSYITFPSRATVRLNGEASHFDMVGDSGNVKTGSFCAKCGSPVYMTFAAMPELFTIHATSLDDPTRYKPQAVHYVMRGYIWDHLDPSLPKFEKMPP
- a CDS encoding VOC family protein, with the protein product MEDAKNQNESSSLPVNTTPKVVGIGGIFFFSDNPKETKEWYSKNLGLEINAWGSVSFESRNLNNPDEIDSLQWSPFKKGDEYFSPSKKDFMINYRVQNIEGLVNKLKENGVTILDDIASYDYGKFIHIMDVEGNKIELWEPR
- a CDS encoding endonuclease domain-containing protein, with product MESTPEAKALYNALRGRGVPAKLELFDGFKHIDIAIPAAMVNIEVDGGHHNFDKRQALADLKRTYYSFKKGYLTLRIPNSLITKGNLDETADYIVDFLNESVNQLENESSLSNWFKSLF
- the map gene encoding type I methionyl aminopeptidase, producing the protein MSIESEKDVIGLRKVGRIVADTIKLMIANASPGITTKSLDKIARSYFESFGARSAPEITYNFPGATCISVNHEVAHGIPGPRVLREGDLLNVDVSLELGGYFADAGYSICLSPARQNLVNLCDASHTILLQTIHSLRSGNRINKIGSTIETEAKKQGYQVIRNLTGHGTGRRLHEEPVNIVNYRDPRDLRLLSKGMVLAVETFISTGAKLAIESNDGWTLKTPDQSYVAQFEHTIIITEQEPILLTA
- a CDS encoding dihydrofolate reductase family protein, which gives rise to MRKIIVLEFVTLDGVIQACGGPQEDTSGGFAYGGWQVPYSDDVIETAMRKQMSIPFDLLLGRKTFEIWAPYWPLHADKWPGVMSATKYVVSNSMSSHEWQPSVFLGGDIVEKVTKLKQQEGPNLHVYGSANLVQTLLKNDLVDEFWLKIYPLTLGSGKRLFVDGTIPAAFKMTESQVSPSGIIIANYERAGEIQTGSY